GCAAATGACTCAAATCGGTCGATGATTTCTCCTTCTCTCACCTTTACTGCGGCCAGTTCAATAATTTTATCGTAAACAGCTGACAGACCTGTCGTTTCCACGTCAAAAACAATGTACGTATCTGAAGCCAAGTCCCGATCCTGTTCTTCATAAGCAATCGGTACACCATCATCTACAAGGTTGGCTTCCATCCCGTAAATGATTTTAATATTATTTTTCTCGCCGGCTGAGTAGGCTTCCGGATAAGCCTGTACAACCGCATGGTCGGTAATGGCAATCGCATCATGCCCCCACTTGGCTGCCTGAGAAATCAGCCTTGAAGGTGCAACGGGAGCATCCATCTGGCTCATCGTTGTATGAGCGTGAAGCTCAATCCGCTTCTCTCCTTCTTTGGCATCATCTTTACGAAGTGCCGGCGTGACTTCGTTAATGTCATTCGCCATCATTGTCAGCTCACTTGTAAAGTTATCTGTTTGAATACTTCCACGGGCTTTGATCCACATGCCTTTTTGCACCTGTTTAAACAAATCGGCATGGTCCTCTCCGCGGGAGAACATTTTAATGGAAAAGGAATCGGTATAATCCGTCGCTTTAAGAAGCAGCAAATGGCGTCCGGAACGCAGCTCCTTAATTTCTGCATCAAATACGTAGCCCTGGACAGTTTTTCTCCGTTCTTCTTCTAAAATACTTTCCATAGGCTCCGCTTCTTCTTGAATTTTATATCCAATTTCAATCGGTCCTGATGGTTTGGCCACTTCCTTCTCTTTCGCCCGTTCTTCCTGATCCTTCACAGCCTTCTGAACGAGCAGCTGATCTTCTTTCTGGCGTTCTTCTTGAAACTTCTTAATCTCTTCCTGTTCTTCTTTCACCCGGGTCTGTACATAAAGAGAAGGAAGACCGCAAGATGCACAGAAAAATTGCAGCGAGGATTCAAGTTTCTTCTGAACCGCATGGCTTTCTGCTAAATTCCTGCAGGTTAACATAATTTTATTCCCGTTAATCTCTGGATTTTGATCTAATATTAAATCTTTATACCCAGGATTAAGATCTGTTAAAGACGACACAAAGCCTTTCCAGTATTCATTAATTTCTTCTTTAGTTAAGGTTTTATCTCTTGCATCAATCGTCCAGGAAATGGCAGCTAACGATTGAAAAGCCGATTGGAGCTTTGTCGTAAACAGCTGATAGACGGATGGAGGCAGCGGTTTCTCCATTTGAAAGTGAAAATGCCACTTTTTCTCCGCCTTAAATACGGTCAGCTTCACAAGGGAGCTGTCCGAAAAATGGGGTTCTATTAATTCTTGCGGGAACTGAATTTGCTCCAAAAGATAGTGCATTTTTTCTCGGCTGCTAACACTCAAACGTGATTCCTCCCTACCGATGGTACTATACTCATAAATATACCCTTGCCTAAAAATGATAGCAAGGGTATAGATCTTGGTCCTAAAAGCGTTACTTATACCAGTTCTTTACATACTCTATAATGGAAGCTGATTCAACTTCATCCTGTTCGCCGGTCTGACGTGCTTTTACTTCGACGATGTTTTCTCCGGCACGTTTACCGACTGTAATACGGAGCGGAATCCCAAACAGGTCACTGTCGGCAAATTTAACGCCGGCCCGCTCTTTACGGTCATCGTACAGCACCTCAATACCAGCCGCCTGAAGCTGTTCATACAGGTCATCTGCCAGCTCTTTTTGTTCTTCTTTTTTAGGGTTAAGAGACAGGAGATGAACTTGGTATGGAGCAAGATTCTTCGGCCAAGTAATTCCTCTGTCATCGTTGTACTGTTCGACGATAGCTGCAAGCGTCCGGGAAACTCCGATTCCATAAGATCCCATGGTCATCGTCTTCGCCTTCCCTTGATCATCTAAGAAGGAAGCGCCCATCTTCTCTGCATAAAATTCGCCGAGTTTAAAAACATGGCCAACTTCAATACCGCGGGCGAATTTAATCTTACCCTGTCCATCAGGAGAAGGATCACCTTCTTCAATAAAGCGAAGGTCAGCATAATCTTTCACTTTAAAATCACGACCAGGATTTACATTAGTAAAGTGATAGCCGGATTCATTTGCGCCGCAGGAGACGTTCGCCACTTTTTCTACGGCATAGTCAGCAACGACCTCTACTTCTTCAGGCACATTAACCGGCCCAAGTGATCCGAATCCTGTGCCAAGCAGACGGCGTGTATCTTCTTCAGACGCCATCTCTACCATTCTTGCGTCATATAAGTTTTTCAGTTTTACATCGTTTACCTCGTGGTCGCCTCTTGTAACCACCATGACATACTGCTCGTCCACTTTAAACATAATCGACTTAAGGCCTTTAGACAGTTCATGGCCTAAGAAATCAGCAACCTCCTGCATCGTCTTCTGATCAGGAGTCTCTACCTTCTCAAGCTCTTTTGGCGTTTCGCCGGATGCTTGATACTCGGCAGCAACAGGGGCCATTTCTATGTTGGCGGCATAATCGGAAGTATCGGAATAAGCAATTACATCTTCTCCGACTTCTGATAGCACCATAAACTCATGCGTGTCTTTTCCACCCATTTGGCCGGAGTCAGCTATAACAGCTCTAAAATCAAGACCGCAGCGGGTGAAGACATTTGAGTAGGCCTTAAACATCGTTTCATAGCTTTGATCAAGACTTTCCGCTGATTCATTAAAGGAATAGGCATCTTTCATTAAAAATTCCCGGCCTCGCAGCAGTCCAAATCGAGGGCGTTTTTCGTCACGGAATTTGTTTTGAATCTGATAGACCATCAGCGGCAGGCGTTTATAGCTCTTCACCGCATCCCTTACCAGGCTGGTCGTCACTTCTTCATGTGTAGCTCCGAGCGCAAACTCACGATCGTGGCGGTCATGCAGGCGCATAAGTTCTGAGCCATACGTGTGCCAGCGGCCGCTTTCTTCCCATAGTTCAGCAGGCTGCAGGGCAGACATCAGCATTTCATGTGCCCCTGCTTTGTCCATTTCCTCTCGGACGATATCTTCTACTTTCTTAAGGACCCTGCGTCCAAGCGGCAGGTAACTGTAGATTCCGGAAGCAATTTGACGTATGTATCCGGCACGGACAAGTAACTGATGACTTTTAATTTCCGCATCGGCCGGAATTTCTTTTAACGTTGGAACAAGCATCTGGCTTTGTTTCATTTTTTTCACCTCAGATTGATTATTTATAGGTTGTGTTAGCTTTTTAGTAAAAAGGGGGTTCGGCTCACTTGCTTTTCATATCAAAAGCTTCACTTAATATCGCCAGGAAAATAAAAAGCAAGCTGGAAGCAGATAGGATAGCTCATCCGGCTTCCAGCTTTAAGTTTACAGGAATAATCGTTGAATATCATTCCAAGTGACCACAAGCATCAAGAGCATGAGTAAGGCGAATCCAATAAAATGGACAACTCCCTCTTTTTGCGGGTCAATCGGTTTTCCGCGCAGTCCTTCAAGCCCGACGAACAATAGACGTCCGCCATCAAGGGCCGGAAGCGGCAGCAGGTTAATTATCCCAAGATTAACACTTAAAATGGCTGTCCACATCACAAAATTCGTAAATCCTGTCTGGACAACCTGGTCGGTTGCATCGTATATACCTACAGGTCCAGACAGCATATCAAGGGAAAACTGACCGGTTACGAGTTTTCCAAGGTTGGTTAAGATCAATGTTCCCCATTCATAGGTCTGGGTAAAGCCAAACGTCAGCTTCTTCCCAAACGAATCTTCAAAGGCGCGGGCCACACCGACCTGTCCGATTTCCATATCTCCTTCTGTCAGCTTCTTAGGAGTAACGGTTAACTCTTCAGTTGAACCATTACGTTCCACAGTCAGACTTACGGACTCTTCAGGGTGTTCCCTGACAATCATTGTGAATTCTTCCCACGTGTCTACAGGCTCTCCGTTAACTGCGACCACTTCATCACCATTCTGCATCCCGGCCTGCTCTGCCGGTGAATCCTGCTGAACTTCTCCAATTAAGGCCCGTTCAGCCGGAACTCCTTGTATAAAGCCAAGGATCATAAACAGAATAATCGCTAAGACGAAGTTCATCATCGGGCCGGCAAACAGCTGCATCGCACGCTGCGGCACGGATTTAGAAGCGAATTGACGATCATATGGAGCAATCTGAGTCTCTTTCTCATCCATCACGAACATTGCTTTTGGATCTACTTCAAAGTACAGTTTTTCCTCTTCGTCAATTTCATATCCTTCTATAATTAAACGATGGTCTAAATCTGCTCTCTCTACCTCAATGACTCGTGCATGAGGATGTTTCGACTTATTATTGACGATGATACGATTGACTTTTCCCTCTTGGTTGAACTCAAGTCCAATATGATGACCGGCTTTAAGCTCAATGATCTCAGGGTCTTCACCTGCAACTCTTACATAACCGCCAATTGGCAGCAAGCGAATCGTATAAAGGGTTTCGTTTCTCGTAAAGGCAAAAATTTTCGGTCCAAAACCGATCGCAAATTCACGTGCAAGCATTCCTGCTCGCTTTGCAAAAATGAGATGCCCCCACTCATGCACAAAAACCAGCAGGCCGAACATGAGTATAAAAGCAATTACTGTAGTCAAATGAAGCACCTTCCTTTTAATTTAAATGGCTACGAACACGCTCTCTGGTTGTCTTATCTATAGATAGTATGGCAGATAAGTCCGAGCTATGAATTTTATCATGCTTTGACAGCTCATTTTCAATCAGGCGTTCAATATCAAGAAACGATATTTTTCCTTCTAAAAATAATTGAACCGCCTCTTCGTTCGCCGCATTTAATACGGTTGTCATACTGCCGCCGGCTTTTCCAGCTTCGTAGGCCATCCGCAGACATGGAAACCTTTCGAAATCCATTTTCTCAAAATTTAGTGAAGCTATTTCTTCTAAATCCAGCTGCTTCGTCATCGGCAGATCCAGCCGGTTTGGATAAGTAAGCGCATATTGAATCGGCACTTTCATATCTGGAGTTCCAAGCTGGGCAATTACACTTCGATCTACATATTCAACCATCGAATGAATGACGCTTTCTCTATGAAGGATAACATGAATTTTATCGTATGGTACATCAAAGAGCCAATGGGCTTCAATCACTTCAAGTCCTTTGTTCATCATAGACGCAGAATCGATGGTAATCTTCGCACCCATACTCCAGTTCGGATGGTTCAGGGCGTCTTCCACCGTTACCCCTTCAAGCTGCTCTCTCGTTTTGTCACGAAAGCTTCCGCCTGAAGCCGTAATAATCAGTTTATGAACATCTTTCATTTGTTCTCCATGTAATGCCTGATAAATTGCCGAATGCTCGCTGTCCACAGGCAGAAGATCTACACCGTGTGTTTTCGCAGCATCCATAACTAAATGTCCGGCTGTTACTAGAGTTTCTTTATTTGCAATCGCAATCTTTTTTTTCGCTTCTATGGCCTTAAGTGTTGCAGGGAGGCCGACGCTTCCCATCACCGCATTTACTACTACATCTACAGCATCGGCAACGCTGGCTTCAATTAAACCACCGGAACCAACTAAAATAGAAGGGATCTCTATTTGTCTAACCAGCTTTTGTTTTGTTTCTTCATCCTGCACGACGACAATCTTTGGTTCAAACTCCTTTATAAGCGGAACGGCCTTTTCTATGTTTCTTCCAAAAGCCATTGAATATAAAGAAAATTCCTCTTTGTGGAGCCGCAGTACGTCGAGTGTTTGAATCCCGATCGATCCAGTCGCGCCAAGCAGTGCAATTCGTTTCATTTTTTTCCTCCTAGACCTGTATAAATCCAATTAGATGCAAGATCGGCAGCATGAAGATCAAACTGTCAAATCGATCGAGCACTCCGCCATGACCCGGTAATATTTTTCCGGAGTCTTTCACTGCATAATGGCGTTTGAATGCGGACTCTACAAGATCGCCCACTTGCCCTGCCATGGAAATAATAATCGTCACGAGCAGGACGATGGTCATTGAGCTGTGAATAGGATAGATGATTTGGAAAATAAAAGCGACAACACAGGCTAAAAGGATGCCGCCAACAGAACCTTCAATGGTTTTCTTAGGGCTGATTTGCGGCCATAGCTTCCGCTTTCCGAAAGCCCGGCCGAATAAGTAAGCTCCTGTGTCTGTTGCCCATACGACAAACAGCGCATAGAAAATATATTCAAGTCCGTTTTGCCGTGTTTCCATCAGGTAATAAAAACCCATCCCTATATAAACGGCTGATATTAGCAGGAAACCGGCATCATCAAATGTAAAACGGTTTTTAACTAATACAGTATAGCTGAGCAGCAGCAGTACAGCGAGCAGCGTAATCTCTGCTTTTGTGATCGGCAGCTCAAACTGGCCGAACATTTCTCCTTTGTACATGAGAGACCACATGAACAAAAAGGTAATAATGGCAGAAACGGAGTACTTCGCAATTTTTTTCATTCTCATCAATTCATAAATACCAATAGTTGCGATTAAGTATACGAATAATAGAAAAGGAAGTCCTCCTAAGATGACGATCGGTAAGAATATTAATGCTGCAACGACTGCTGTAATTGTTCTTTGTTTCATTATACATCCACACCTTATATTCCGCCGTATCGACGCTTCCTGTTTTGGTAGTCGTAGAGGGCTTTTTCAAATAGGGCTTCATCGAAATCCGGCCAGTACACTTCGGTAAACCAAAATTCCGCGTAAGCCAGCTGCCATAATAAAAAGTTGCTCAGCCTCTGTTCGCCGCTCGTGCGAATCAAAAGGTCAGGCTCCAGCAGCCCTGAAGTATATAAATGAGAAGTAAACATCTCCTCGTTAATGTCTTCGGGAGAAATCTCTCCTTCTTTTACCTTCTCTGCGATTCCTTTAACCGCATCCACCATTTCATAACGGCTTCCATAATTTAAAGCAAAATTTAGTATAAGTCCAGTATTGTCAGAGGTTCGCTTTACAGCTTCACCAATCGCTTTCTGAGTATGAGCCGGCAAGATGCTGATCTCTCCTATTGTTTGTACTCGCACATTTTTTTCAATCAATTCTGGCAAGTATGTACTGAGAAAGTCAACCGGGAGTTTCATAAGAAAATCGACTTCGTTCTTCGGCCTCTTCCAGTTTTCTGTAGAGAACGCATAGAGCGTCAGTACATTGACTCCTAGATCTGACGCATGTCTGACAATCTTCTTAACTACACTCAT
This window of the Halobacillus sp. Marseille-Q1614 genome carries:
- a CDS encoding proline--tRNA ligase; protein product: MKQSQMLVPTLKEIPADAEIKSHQLLVRAGYIRQIASGIYSYLPLGRRVLKKVEDIVREEMDKAGAHEMLMSALQPAELWEESGRWHTYGSELMRLHDRHDREFALGATHEEVTTSLVRDAVKSYKRLPLMVYQIQNKFRDEKRPRFGLLRGREFLMKDAYSFNESAESLDQSYETMFKAYSNVFTRCGLDFRAVIADSGQMGGKDTHEFMVLSEVGEDVIAYSDTSDYAANIEMAPVAAEYQASGETPKELEKVETPDQKTMQEVADFLGHELSKGLKSIMFKVDEQYVMVVTRGDHEVNDVKLKNLYDARMVEMASEEDTRRLLGTGFGSLGPVNVPEEVEVVADYAVEKVANVSCGANESGYHFTNVNPGRDFKVKDYADLRFIEEGDPSPDGQGKIKFARGIEVGHVFKLGEFYAEKMGASFLDDQGKAKTMTMGSYGIGVSRTLAAIVEQYNDDRGITWPKNLAPYQVHLLSLNPKKEEQKELADDLYEQLQAAGIEVLYDDRKERAGVKFADSDLFGIPLRITVGKRAGENIVEVKARQTGEQDEVESASIIEYVKNWYK
- the rseP gene encoding RIP metalloprotease RseP, giving the protein MTTVIAFILMFGLLVFVHEWGHLIFAKRAGMLAREFAIGFGPKIFAFTRNETLYTIRLLPIGGYVRVAGEDPEIIELKAGHHIGLEFNQEGKVNRIIVNNKSKHPHARVIEVERADLDHRLIIEGYEIDEEEKLYFEVDPKAMFVMDEKETQIAPYDRQFASKSVPQRAMQLFAGPMMNFVLAIILFMILGFIQGVPAERALIGEVQQDSPAEQAGMQNGDEVVAVNGEPVDTWEEFTMIVREHPEESVSLTVERNGSTEELTVTPKKLTEGDMEIGQVGVARAFEDSFGKKLTFGFTQTYEWGTLILTNLGKLVTGQFSLDMLSGPVGIYDATDQVVQTGFTNFVMWTAILSVNLGIINLLPLPALDGGRLLFVGLEGLRGKPIDPQKEGVVHFIGFALLMLLMLVVTWNDIQRLFL
- the dxr gene encoding 1-deoxy-D-xylulose-5-phosphate reductoisomerase, yielding MKRIALLGATGSIGIQTLDVLRLHKEEFSLYSMAFGRNIEKAVPLIKEFEPKIVVVQDEETKQKLVRQIEIPSILVGSGGLIEASVADAVDVVVNAVMGSVGLPATLKAIEAKKKIAIANKETLVTAGHLVMDAAKTHGVDLLPVDSEHSAIYQALHGEQMKDVHKLIITASGGSFRDKTREQLEGVTVEDALNHPNWSMGAKITIDSASMMNKGLEVIEAHWLFDVPYDKIHVILHRESVIHSMVEYVDRSVIAQLGTPDMKVPIQYALTYPNRLDLPMTKQLDLEEIASLNFEKMDFERFPCLRMAYEAGKAGGSMTTVLNAANEEAVQLFLEGKISFLDIERLIENELSKHDKIHSSDLSAILSIDKTTRERVRSHLN
- a CDS encoding phosphatidate cytidylyltransferase codes for the protein MKQRTITAVVAALIFLPIVILGGLPFLLFVYLIATIGIYELMRMKKIAKYSVSAIITFLFMWSLMYKGEMFGQFELPITKAEITLLAVLLLLSYTVLVKNRFTFDDAGFLLISAVYIGMGFYYLMETRQNGLEYIFYALFVVWATDTGAYLFGRAFGKRKLWPQISPKKTIEGSVGGILLACVVAFIFQIIYPIHSSMTIVLLVTIIISMAGQVGDLVESAFKRHYAVKDSGKILPGHGGVLDRFDSLIFMLPILHLIGFIQV
- a CDS encoding isoprenyl transferase → MPIKFPFTKTKKEPIQRTLGLDYEQIPKHVAIIMDGNGRWAKNRGMPRIAGHKEGMSVVKKIVRHASDLGVNVLTLYAFSTENWKRPKNEVDFLMKLPVDFLSTYLPELIEKNVRVQTIGEISILPAHTQKAIGEAVKRTSDNTGLILNFALNYGSRYEMVDAVKGIAEKVKEGEISPEDINEEMFTSHLYTSGLLEPDLLIRTSGEQRLSNFLLWQLAYAEFWFTEVYWPDFDEALFEKALYDYQNRKRRYGGI